Proteins from a genomic interval of Halopseudomonas litoralis:
- the ccoM gene encoding cytochrome c oxidase subunit CcoM, translating into MFIDDAVIAGLLTVALMVVFLAGVGVFIYKDARKTGKKTS; encoded by the coding sequence ATGTTTATTGATGACGCAGTGATTGCCGGTTTGCTGACTGTTGCCCTCATGGTGGTTTTTCTGGCCGGGGTTGGCGTGTTTATCTACAAGGATGCGCGCAAGACAGGCAAGAAGACTTCCTGA
- a CDS encoding tRNA-uridine aminocarboxypropyltransferase has translation MSPPSQSHTVRPRCPRCGRPVELCLCHLLPNLTPRTEILVIQHPDERRHALNTARLLVAGLSNAHLLIAEQLPPDWVERIADRGWRTELLFPGPQVPLLTAAGQGDRPRRLVLLDGTWRKARKLLYLNPLLQQLSQVALPEGLTSRYRLRKAPATGALSTIEAGTMALQMIEPETDFADLLRPFDALIDGQIRAMGEDIYTRNYRRNEL, from the coding sequence ATGTCCCCGCCCTCGCAATCGCACACTGTACGGCCCCGATGCCCGCGCTGCGGCCGGCCGGTTGAGCTTTGCCTGTGTCATCTGCTCCCGAACCTCACGCCACGCACTGAAATCCTGGTGATCCAGCATCCGGATGAACGCAGGCATGCGCTCAATACGGCGCGCTTGCTGGTGGCTGGCCTGAGTAATGCCCATCTACTGATTGCCGAACAGCTGCCGCCGGACTGGGTTGAGCGAATTGCCGATCGCGGATGGCGCACGGAATTGCTGTTTCCGGGGCCGCAGGTACCGCTGCTGACGGCTGCGGGGCAGGGTGATCGGCCGCGGCGACTGGTTCTGCTCGACGGTACCTGGCGCAAGGCGCGTAAGTTGCTGTATCTGAATCCGCTGCTGCAACAGTTATCACAGGTGGCTCTCCCTGAAGGGCTGACCAGCCGCTATAGGCTGCGCAAGGCGCCGGCAACCGGTGCCTTGTCGACGATCGAGGCAGGAACCATGGCCTTGCAGATGATCGAACCCGAGACAGACTTTGCCGATCTTCTCCGACCCTTCGATGCCCTGATCGATGGCCAGATCAGGGCCATGGGCGAAGACATCTATACCCGTAACTACAGACGCAACGAGCTGTAA